One region of Sardina pilchardus chromosome 18, fSarPil1.1, whole genome shotgun sequence genomic DNA includes:
- the exoc1l gene encoding exocyst complex component 1-like → MIKLWCLGNVKWLKWMLRTGQWAMSSLLKEELQKRLFFPEGQTLKDFIEIEEPVQCRHFLCVSVLKNKEVQLSVVQCQKHQSCNSKRLRRSHFVDFYKKIEVWPLQDLVLLDGRNPDIDDPCFLMHFTSIRFVRAVSCAAKYSFARSLVALSSSHDLSPLTLKNFDQNYIQPAFVCSDQGDCTVLMKVCFYAANLVWLSLCPAP, encoded by the exons ATGATCAAACTATGGTGTTTGGGAAATGTGAAATGGCTGAAGTGGATGTTAAGGACAGGACAATGGG cAATGTCGTCGCTGTTAAAGGAGGAGTTGCAGAAGCGTTTGTTCTTTCCAGAGGGACAGACGTTGAAAGACTTTATAGAGATCGAGGAaccagtgcagtgcaggcatTTCCTCTGTGTTTCAG TGTTGAAGAACAAGGAGGTCCAGCTGTCTGTGGTACAATGCCAGAAACATCAGTCGTGTAACTCTAAAAGATTGAGACGGTCTCATTTCGTGGACTTCTACAAGAAAATTGAGGTGTGGCCTTTACAGGATCTTGTACTGCTTGATGGAAGGAATCCGGACATA GATGACCCATGCTTTCTTATGCATTTCACTTCCATTCGTTTTGTCAGGGCAGTCAGCTGTGCTGCAAAGTACTCCTTTGCACGCTCTCTGGTTGCCCTAAGCAGCTCACATGACCTGTCCCCACTCACCTTGAAGAACTTTGACCAGAACTACATCCAACCGGCCTTTGTCTGCTCTGACCAGGGAGACTGCACAGTGCTTATGAAAGTCTGCTTTTATGCTGCCAACCTCGTGTGGCTCTCCCTGTGCCCTGCTCCTTAA
- the smc2 gene encoding structural maintenance of chromosomes protein 2, protein MHIKSIILEGFKSYAERTEINGFDPLFNAITGLNGSGKSNILDSICFLLGISNLSQVRATNLQDLVYKNGLAGITKATVSITFDNSDKKQSPLGFETHDEITITRQVVIGGRNKYLINGVNANNTRVQDLFCSVGLNVNNPHFLIMQGRITKVLNMKPPEILAMIEEAAGTRMYECKKISAQKTIEKKEAKLKEIQTILDEEITPAMQKLKEERSSYLEYQKLMREIEHLSRLYVAYQFVCAEETKLKSSEDLQGMQGAIGKLKESMLENESKVRALSLEIQELENNRDKEVGGILKSLEDSLSDVQREDAKAQSVLDMKKQNLKDETKKRKELVKSMEEDKKMLASKEKEVSKATEGLKAVQEKGQKDAEALEAAQQHFRAVSAGLSTNEDGEEATLQGQMMACKNDMSKADTESKQAQMRLKHAQQELKTKQAQVKKMDSGYKKDQDAFEAVKKSKDKLEAEMKKLNYEDGKEEGLIERKRQLSKEVIHLREKYESLMGRFPNLRFEYSDPERGWDRNKVKGLVASLFSVKDVSTATALEVVAGGRLYNVVVDNEVTGKKLLERGELKRRYTIIPLNKIAARTLNANVVRSAKDLVGPDNVHTALSLVGYESELQKAMEYVFGTTLVCDTLDNAKKVAFDKRVTTKTVTLGGDVFDPQGTLTGGARPQMASVLSKLAEVKDVQDDLTAKEAELTGVEKEIGSLRGTADKYRNLKQQLDLKTEEAQILETKLQQSSFHQQQEELDALQKTIEESEATLQNSKEVQKKSEEKYKVLENKMKNKEAEREKELKAAQKSLNEAKSKADAYNKKLKEQQQEVDTASLELEDLKREQAGYQQQIEAVDEAMKAIQEQIDAMSEAVAANKAAVKKAQEELSQQKEVILGQEREIKGKTSEANRLREHNNEAQLKIKELEHNISKHKKDSADAEARVSRMLAEHEWITSERHLFGQPNSAYDFKANNPREAGQRLKKLEETKEKLERNVNRRAMNMLSEAEERYNDLKKKKRIVENDKAKILETIQELDEKKNEALNVAWQKVNKDFGSIFSTLLPGSDARLAPPEGRGVLDGLEFKVALGNTWKENLTELSGGQRSLVALSLILAMLLFKPAPIYILDEVDAALDLSHTQNIGQMLRTHFTHSQFVVVSLKDGMFTNANVLYKTKFVDGVSAVTRTAQVQEGKGAGQKAQDKAKLKKQRQILAN, encoded by the exons ATGCACATAAAATCCATTATATTAGAGGGTTTCAAATCCTACGCAGAGAGGACAGAAATCAACGGGTTTGATCCACTTTTTAATGCAATCACTGGGTTGAATGGCAGCGGGAAATCGAACATTTTGGACTCGATATGCTTTCTCCTTGGAATATCCAATTTATCTCAG gTGAGAGCAACCAATCTTCAAGATCTGGTATACAAGAATGGACTGGCTGGAATCACGAAAGCCACTGTGTCAATCACATTCGACAATTCAGACAAAAAACAGAGCCCACTTGGATTTGAGACACATGATGAAATCACTATAACCAGACAG GTGGTAATAGGGGGAAGAAACAAATATCTCATCAATGGGGTGAATGCCAACAATACTCGAGTCCAGGATCTGTTTTGCTCTGTTGGCCTCAACGTGAACAACCCGCATTTCCTCATCATGCAG GGGAGAATCACTAAGGTCCTGAACATGAAGCCACCTGAG ATTCTTGCCATGATTGAGGAGGCGGCTGGAACACGCATGTATGAATGCAAGAAGATCAGCGCGCAGAAAACCATTGAGAAGAAAGAGGCCAAACTTAAGGAAATCCAGACG ATATTGGACGAGGAGATTACTCCAGCAATGCAGAAACTGAAGGAG GAACGATCGTCTTACCTGGAGTACCAGAAGCTCATGCGCGAGATTGAGCACCTGAGCAGGCTGTACGTGGCCTACCAGTTCGTGTGCGCAGAGGAGACCAAGCTGAAGTCGTCCGAGGACCTCCAAGGCATGCAGGGTGCCATCGGCAAACTGAAGGAGAGCATGTTGGAGAACGAGAGCAAAGTCAGGGCACTCTCCCTGGAGATCCAGGAGCTGGAGAACAACCGAGATAAG GAGGTTGGTGGCATTCTGAAGTCTCTGGAGGACAGCCTGTCTGACGTGCAGAGGGAGGACGCCAAGGCCCAGAGTGTGCTGGACATGAAGAAGCAGAACCTCAAGGATGAGACCAAGAAGAGGAAGGAGCTGGTGAAGAGCATGGAGGAG GACAAAAAGATGCTGGCCTCCAAGGAGAAGGAGGTGTCCAAGGCGACGGAGGGTCTGAAGGCCGTGCAGGAGAAGGGCCAGAAGGACGCCGAGGCCCTGGAGGCCGCCCAGCAGCACTTCCGCGCCGTCTCCGCCGGCCTGTCCACCAACGAGGACGGAGAGGAGGCCACGCTGCAGGGCCAGATGATGGCCTGCAAGAACGACATGAGCAAGGCGGACACCGAGTCCAAACAG GCCCAGATGCGTCTGAAGCATGCACAGCAGGAGCTGAAGACCAAGCAGGCCCAGGTGAAGAAGATGGACAGCGGCTACAAGAAAGACCAGGACGCCTTCGAGGCGGTCAAGAAATCCAAGGACAAGCTTGAAGCTGAAATGAAAAAGCTCAACTATGAAG ATGGCAAAGAAGAGGGTTTGATTGAAAGGAAGAGGCAGCTGTCCAAAGAAGTCATTCACCTGAGGGAGAAGTACGAGTCTCTGATGGGCCGGTTCCCTAACCTCCGCTTTGAGTACTC AGACCCAGAGCGGGGCTGggacaggaacaaggtgaaagGTCTGGTGGCCAGCTTGTTCTCGGTTAAAGATGTGTCCACTGCCACAGCACTGGAGGTTGTTGCCGGAGGCAGGCTTTACAACGTCGTTGTCGACAATGAG GTCACTGGCAAGAAGCTTCTGGAGAGGGGTGAACTGAAGCGGCGCTACACAATTATTCCCCTCAACAAAATTGCAGCCAGGACTCTGAATGCAAATGTTGTGAGAAGCGCAAAGGACCTG GTGGGTCCGGATAACGTGCACACAGCTTTGTCCCTGGTGGGCTACGAGTCTGAGCTCCAGAAGGCCATGGAATATGTCTTTGGCACCACGCTGGTGTGCGACACTCTGGACAATGCCAAGAAGGTGGCCTTTGACAAACGTGTCACCACCAAAACAGTCACCCTCGGAGGGGACGTGTTCGACCCGCAGGGAACACTGACTGGAG GAGCGCGGCCCCAGATGGCCTCAGTGTTGTCTAAACTGGCTGAGGTGAAAGACGTCCAGGACGATCTGACCGCTAAGGAGGCCGAGCTGACCGGTGTGGAGAAGGAGATCGGTAGCCTCCGAGGCACTGCAGATAA GTACCGCAACCTGAAGCAGCAGCTCGACCTGAAGACGGAGGAGGCACAGATCCTGGAGACCAAACTCCAGCAGAGCTCCTTccaccagcagcaggaggagttgGACGCTCTCCAGAAGACCATCG AGGAGAGTGAGGCCACTCTGCAGAACAGCAAGGAGGTGCAGAAGAAGTCGGAGGAGAAGTACAAGGTGCTGGAGAACAAGATGAAGAACAAGGAGGCGGAGCGGGAGAAGGAGCTGAAGGCGGCCCAGAAGAGCCTCAACGAGGCCAAGAGCAAGGCGGACGCCTACAACAAGAAGCTCAAAGAGCAGCAGCAG GAGGTGGACACGGCGTCTCTGGAGCTGGAGGACCTGAAGCGCGAGCAGGCCGGCTACCAGCAGCAGATCGAGGCCGTGGACGAGGCCATGAAGGCCATCCAGGAGCAGATCGATGCCATGTCCGAGGCGGTCGCTGCTAATAAG gccgcAGTGAAGAAGGCCCAGGAGGAGCTGAGCCAGCAGAAGGAGGTGATCCTGGGCCAGGAGCGCGAGATCAAGGGCAAGACGAGCGAGGCCAACCGGCTGCGCGAGCACAACAACGAGGCCCAGCTCAAGATCAAGGAGCTGGAGCACAACATCAGCAAGCACAAGAAGGACAGCGCCGACGCCGAGGCCAGg GTGTCCCGGATGCTGGCGGAGCACGAGTGGATCACGTCGGAGCGGCACCTGTTTGGCCAGCCCAACTCGGCCTACGACTTCAAGGCCAACAACCCCAGGGAGGCGGGCCAGCGGCTGAAGAAGCTGGAGGAGACCAAGGAGAAGCTGGAGAGGAACGTCAACCGCCGCGCCATGAACATGCTGAGCGAGGCCGAGGAGAGG TACAATGAcctgaagaaaaagaagagaattgTGGAGAATGACAAGGCCAAGATCCTTGAGACCATTCAGGAGCTGGATGAAAAGAAGAATGAGGCTCTGAATGTGGCCTGGCAAAAG GTGAATAAGGACTTTGGCTCCATCTTCTCCACACTGCTGCCCGGTTCTGACGCGCGGCTCGCCCCACCTGAGGGCCGGGGGGTTCTGGACGGGCTGGAGTTTAAGGTGGCTCTGGGCAACACCTGGAAGGAGAACCTGACGGAGCTCAGTGGGGGACAGAG GTCTCTGGTGGCCCTGTCTCTCATCCTGGCCATGCTGCTGTTCAAGCCGGCCCCCATCTACATCCTGGACGAGGTGGACGCCGCGCTGGACCTGTCTCACACGCAGAACATCGGCCAGATGCTgcgcacacacttcacacactcgcAG TTTGTTGTGGTGTCGCTGAAGGATGGCATGTTCACCAACGCCAATGTGCTCTACAAGACCAAGTTTGTGGACGGCGTGTCGGCAGTGACCCGCACAGCTCAGGTCCAGGAGGGCAAAGGAGCCGGTCAGAAAGCCCAGGACAAGGCCAAGCTGAAGAAACAGCGACAGATCCTGGCCAACTAA
- the LOC134064490 gene encoding phosducin-like protein 3, whose product MQLNKEDEREHCSLISEGSTHGNEYLDPLVGTNYVVEDCIRPDVEEELGYGEEEEAEEEEKEEDDDIYDDNYDDDIVSKFSHCQVWQPKRKKGEKFGQLREITGEDYVKEVTHAGRGVKVVLFLYRPGIPLCFLLNHHFLSLAPKFHDTKFLRILDSSCVPNYPERHLPTVFIYENGCLRNSMIGEQECGGRNVLEEELKWLLYFVGAID is encoded by the exons ATGCAG CTGAATaaagaagatgagagagaacaTTGTTCACTGATTTCCGAAGGATCAACACATGGAAATGAATATCTAGATCCATTGGTTGGAACAAATTATG TTGTGGAGGACTGTATAAGACCAGATGTGGAGGAAGAATTAGGATATGGCgaagaggaggaagcagaggaggaggagaaggaagaggatgATGACATCTATGATGACAACTATGATGATGACATAGTTAGCAA aTTCAGTCACTGTCAGGTGTGGCagccaaaaagaaagaaaggagagaaattTGGGCAGCTGAGAGAGATAACAGGAGAGGACTATGTAAAAGAGGTTACGCATGCAGGGAGAGGGGTCAAAGTTGTTCTTTTCCTATACAGGCCAGG gATTCCATTGTGCTTCCTCTTGAATCACCACTTCTTAAGTCTGGCTCCCAAATTCCATGACACCAAGTTCCTCAGAATTCTTGACAGCAGCTGTGTCCCAAACTATCCAGAGAGGCACCTCCCTACGGTGTTTATCTATGAAAATGGCTGCCTGAGGAATAGTATGATAGGTGAACAAGAATGTGGAGGCAGAAATGTTCTTGAAGAAG AACTGAAATGGCTTCTGTATTTTGTGGGGGCCATAGACTGA